The Echinicola rosea genome has a segment encoding these proteins:
- a CDS encoding molybdopterin molybdotransferase MoeA yields MITINEALQSVLSQQQSYGTEDIKLSATTGRFLAEDIFTDLDAPPFDRVMMDGIAIRLGNLDNPLKPSYTVQGIQSAGTPQMELMDADHCLEVMTGAILPVGADTIIPYEEIEIKDGNAHIQLEKASKRYIHNRGSDSKKGEKIISKGKLITAADIGILATVGKATVSVAKLPSVAIISTGDELVDVNQTPLPHQIRKSNVYTLWSALVKEGILSKMYHINDDKEALENTLSKLIDTYDVLLLSGGVSKGKFDHIPAVLSDLGVHKHFHRVAQRPGKPFWFGHHPEKGTKVFAYPGNPVSTYVNHLFYFQQWLHASMGTPLQLEVKALGEKIPGNPNLSRFVSVRIDAKTGHAFPFSHNGSGDLFSLSKTDGFLLLPQRDGDFLEGEQLEFLCIR; encoded by the coding sequence ATGATCACCATCAATGAAGCCCTGCAGTCAGTTCTCAGCCAACAACAATCCTACGGTACAGAAGACATAAAGCTATCTGCAACCACTGGTCGTTTTTTAGCAGAGGACATTTTTACAGACCTGGACGCCCCTCCTTTTGACAGGGTAATGATGGATGGTATCGCTATCCGACTCGGAAACCTGGACAATCCCCTAAAACCTTCCTATACCGTCCAAGGCATCCAATCGGCAGGAACACCGCAAATGGAATTGATGGATGCTGACCACTGTCTGGAAGTGATGACCGGAGCGATCCTCCCCGTCGGTGCGGACACGATCATTCCTTACGAAGAAATAGAAATAAAGGATGGAAATGCCCATATCCAGTTAGAAAAAGCCTCCAAGCGCTATATTCATAATCGCGGAAGTGATTCCAAAAAAGGGGAAAAAATCATTTCGAAAGGAAAGCTGATCACCGCTGCTGACATCGGCATACTGGCTACTGTGGGAAAAGCAACTGTATCGGTAGCCAAACTTCCTTCTGTCGCCATCATCTCTACGGGAGATGAATTGGTAGATGTGAACCAGACACCGCTCCCCCATCAAATCCGTAAATCCAACGTTTATACCCTGTGGTCTGCCCTTGTAAAAGAAGGCATTCTTAGTAAGATGTATCATATCAATGACGACAAAGAAGCCTTGGAAAACACCCTTTCCAAACTCATTGATACCTACGATGTATTGCTTTTGAGCGGGGGAGTCTCTAAAGGGAAATTTGACCATATTCCAGCTGTGTTGAGCGATTTGGGTGTACACAAGCACTTTCATCGTGTCGCCCAGCGGCCTGGCAAACCTTTTTGGTTTGGACACCACCCAGAAAAAGGCACCAAGGTATTTGCTTACCCGGGAAATCCCGTTTCGACTTACGTAAATCACTTGTTTTACTTCCAGCAATGGCTACATGCTTCCATGGGGACACCCCTTCAATTGGAAGTAAAAGCGTTGGGCGAAAAAATCCCCGGCAATCCCAATTTATCACGATTCGTGTCTGTCCGTATCGACGCCAAAACGGGTCACGCCTTTCCCTTCAGCCATAATGGCTCCGGAGACCTTTTCAGCCTCTCCAAAACGGATGGCTTTTTGCTACTTCCCCAGCGAGACGGTGACTTTCTGGAAGGTGAGCAGCTGGAATTCCTGTGTATTAGATAA